The Coprococcus phoceensis genomic sequence ATGCATTACTTCGTACGATTAAAACAATTCGTAAATTTATGTTGGAGGCAAACTGCATATTGCTGGATCCGGAATATATTTATTGCGAGAAAGAGGAATTTTATTTCTGTTATTTTCCGAGGTGTGAGTGTGAATTGAAAGAAGAGTTTCACAGACTGACAGAATACTTTGTAAGTGAGGTGAACTATAGGGAGAAAGAAGGGGTTCATTTTGCCTACAGTATTCATAAGGCATCAATGGAAGAAAATTATAGTATTGAACGTATTATGAACGAGTTGGTGGAAGCAGTTCAGGAGGAGAAAAAAGAAGAAAGAATGATTCCGGCTGTGGATTATGAAGAGCGTATGGAAGAACAGGGAATACCGGAGATTCATGAGAAAAAAGATTTTTGGGAACCGGTAAAACGGCTTTTGGACAAAAAGAAAAAAGGAAAATGGGGATATTGGGACGAAATCCATATTGAACAGGATGACTTGTAATTCAGGTACAAACTTTCTATAATTAGGATATATTTATTTTATAGAAAGGAAATTTTTATGGGAAATCAGAAAAAAGCAGTTTGTACAATTGGAATTGCTGCAGTAAATGTCATTGTTTTTTTACTTCTTTCTTTCGGAGGGAGAACAGAAGATGGGATGTATATGTTGGAACATGGAGCAATGTATGTCCCGTATGTAGTGGAATATAAGGAATATTACCGGTTGTTTACGTGTATATTTTTACATTTTGGTTTTTCACATCTGATGAATAACATGCTTACACTTGTGGTGGTCGGATGGAATGTAGAGATGTTTGTCGGAAAAGCAAGATTTCTTACGATATATCTTTTGAGCGGGTTGGGAGGAAATCTATTGTCCATGGCAGCAGATATATGGAGACAGGATTATAGCGTATCAGCAGGGGCGTCCGGTGCAATTTTTGGACTGACCGGAGCCTTGCTGTGTCTTGCGATTTTAAATCATGGAAGAGTTGGAAATATCACAAAACAGGGTATGATCGTGATGATTCTTATCAGCTTATATACCGGTTTTACAAGCGGGGGCGTTGACAACCTGGCCCATGTGGGAGGATTGCTGACAGGAATTCTCGTTACAGCACTGCTTTGTTGGAAGCGTAATCCGAAACGTTGATCCTTTTTGTGGAGCAGAGTCAACCTCAATTGTTCCGCCATGGGCTTGTATGATACTTTCGGAAATCGAAAGCCCAAGGCCGGTACCGTTTTTCTTATATGTAGTAAATGGTTCGAAGATGGAACTTAGATGCTCTTTGGAGATACCGCATCCGTTGTCTTGAACCTGGATGATGATGGAATCTTTGGACTGCTCGGCCGTCATGGAGATGGTTCCGTCAGGGGAAGCTGCATCGGCAGCATTTCTCAAAAGATTTAAAAATACTTCTTGTAATTTTGTTTTATCTCCTGTAATCTGATTAATAGA encodes the following:
- a CDS encoding DUF6382 domain-containing protein, translated to MKACYKNDLKKAYLILEGVESEAEDYQIYMLKENTIPGLLKTDIRYVDNISQYYYDISGKVSLKAIHEKANLSYEEMKNLVYALLRTIKTIRKFMLEANCILLDPEYIYCEKEEFYFCYFPRCECELKEEFHRLTEYFVSEVNYREKEGVHFAYSIHKASMEENYSIERIMNELVEAVQEEKKEERMIPAVDYEERMEEQGIPEIHEKKDFWEPVKRLLDKKKKGKWGYWDEIHIEQDDL
- a CDS encoding rhomboid family intramembrane serine protease, with product MGNQKKAVCTIGIAAVNVIVFLLLSFGGRTEDGMYMLEHGAMYVPYVVEYKEYYRLFTCIFLHFGFSHLMNNMLTLVVVGWNVEMFVGKARFLTIYLLSGLGGNLLSMAADIWRQDYSVSAGASGAIFGLTGALLCLAILNHGRVGNITKQGMIVMILISLYTGFTSGGVDNLAHVGGLLTGILVTALLCWKRNPKR
- a CDS encoding sensor histidine kinase gives rise to the protein MQLNKDEQLVISKISHELRNPLTIIYSTLQLIESRHPEARTFDHWHELMQDVEFMSVLLDDLSRFNHAGALNFSTFSFRPFWEYISLSFAASVADTKLEYFSKIDSSINQITGDKTKLQEVFLNLLRNAADAASPDGTISMTAEQSKDSIIIQVQDNGCGISKEHLSSIFEPFTTYKKNGTGLGLSISESIIQAHGGTIEVDSAPQKGSTFRITLPTKQCCNENSCQQSSHMGQVVNAPACKTGI